The Conexivisphaera calida genome includes a region encoding these proteins:
- a CDS encoding molybdopterin-dependent oxidoreductase produces the protein MVAGYTEAVSALSKGSDVVRPGGQLLRRLSPEEAQELRNQGIKVSYVTVSLNGHSVLAEFPLVVYSKDNKIIRQLPFYIPENVRRWKIKTSRRGTFERPRKASSYPVSFAWRQRVYSPTRVRYPLKRVDWSPEARNTQNRGKSKFVRISWKEAIEIVASEIERVKKVYGDTSVVLVQADGHGQSGFLHSVHFWGHHLFNALGTGWIHQNRNPDSWEGYYWGTKHVWGFDQPVGRPPNDAVWDDVFENAEMIVMSGADPLTTTDAWNNFLGTQFMRWIKQAGMKVVAISPELNYTNAVFADKWIPIRPTTDAALYFAIAYLWLQWGTYDRKFLETHTVGFEEFRKYILGEEDGTPKTPEWAERITGVPVETIKALARAWAKKKTTLAIHYGGAKIRGIASHLPARAEAYVMMMQGLGAPGRQFARFQLPAFTLTGNQVLGTLPSYPEVTKEGAPVNPVMSYSYELVPGEPIYPSPKGVIPLIKTLVPDAILNPPVEWYSSGSIIAPTQDQFNKYRFPPNEKHPGVRMIWNENSSALTCWNDAWRWTEAFRSPTVEFIVTIHPWLENDGYFSDLVLPAQTVYEHEDLVSARWADMVTIYFQDRVVDPVGESKSDYEIHKMVADRLGVGKVRPGFNWPTEEWFPEPEKFLRTMYEKTLAYKKYGISWEEFKTKRKIVVYDAPTPEEWDRIKNTVEMIPGAPVKSGLRWYYELPEGRGLNTKSGKLEFVSGWLKDYFPNDRIRPPLARWVEHDELPTSPKTKKYPLQVMSNHPRWRHHAQGDDMPWIREIRTAKIKGPDGYYYEPLWINPKDAAKRGIKHGDIVRVYNDNGSVLGAAFVTERMKEGVVYMDHGSKFDPISLEDRIDRGGAIDLIAPSTKWVYDKYQPGPVIAPEMPVSGYLVEVEKVDIEELKRKYPEAFRRTEKMNAAFGPGYESWVMGDEVRR, from the coding sequence TCACCGTGTCCCTCAACGGGCACTCCGTCCTCGCGGAGTTCCCGCTGGTCGTCTACTCGAAGGACAACAAGATCATCAGGCAGCTGCCCTTCTACATACCCGAGAACGTGAGGCGCTGGAAGATAAAGACGAGCAGGAGGGGTACGTTCGAGAGGCCCCGGAAGGCTTCCAGCTACCCGGTCTCCTTCGCGTGGAGGCAGAGGGTCTACTCCCCCACGAGGGTGAGGTACCCGCTCAAGAGGGTGGACTGGAGCCCCGAGGCCAGGAACACGCAGAACAGGGGCAAGAGCAAGTTCGTCAGGATAAGCTGGAAGGAGGCCATAGAGATAGTGGCCAGCGAGATAGAGAGGGTGAAGAAGGTCTACGGCGACACGAGCGTCGTGCTCGTGCAGGCCGACGGCCACGGCCAGTCAGGCTTCCTGCACAGCGTCCACTTCTGGGGCCATCACCTCTTCAACGCGCTCGGCACCGGCTGGATCCATCAGAACAGGAACCCGGACAGCTGGGAGGGCTACTACTGGGGGACGAAGCACGTCTGGGGCTTCGACCAGCCCGTGGGGAGGCCCCCCAACGACGCCGTCTGGGACGACGTGTTCGAGAACGCCGAGATGATAGTGATGAGCGGCGCCGACCCGCTCACGACCACGGACGCGTGGAACAACTTCCTGGGAACGCAGTTCATGCGCTGGATAAAGCAGGCAGGTATGAAGGTCGTGGCGATATCGCCCGAGCTGAACTACACGAACGCGGTCTTCGCGGACAAGTGGATACCGATAAGGCCCACCACCGACGCGGCGCTCTACTTCGCGATAGCGTACCTCTGGCTCCAGTGGGGGACCTACGACAGGAAGTTCCTGGAGACCCACACCGTGGGGTTCGAGGAGTTCAGGAAGTACATACTGGGGGAGGAGGACGGGACCCCGAAGACGCCCGAGTGGGCGGAGAGGATAACCGGCGTGCCAGTCGAGACGATAAAGGCGCTCGCCAGGGCGTGGGCGAAGAAGAAGACGACGCTCGCCATCCACTACGGCGGCGCCAAGATAAGGGGGATCGCGTCGCACCTGCCGGCGAGGGCCGAGGCGTACGTCATGATGATGCAGGGGCTCGGCGCCCCCGGGAGGCAGTTCGCCAGGTTCCAGCTTCCGGCGTTCACGCTGACCGGGAACCAGGTGCTCGGCACCCTGCCCAGCTACCCGGAGGTCACGAAGGAGGGCGCGCCCGTCAACCCGGTCATGTCCTACTCGTACGAGCTCGTGCCGGGCGAGCCCATATATCCATCGCCGAAGGGTGTGATACCCCTCATCAAGACGCTCGTGCCGGACGCGATCCTGAATCCGCCGGTCGAGTGGTACAGCTCCGGATCCATCATAGCGCCGACTCAGGACCAGTTCAACAAGTACAGGTTCCCGCCGAACGAGAAGCACCCCGGAGTGCGCATGATATGGAACGAGAACTCCAGCGCCCTCACGTGCTGGAACGACGCCTGGAGGTGGACGGAGGCGTTCAGGAGCCCCACCGTCGAGTTCATAGTGACGATACACCCGTGGCTCGAGAACGACGGCTACTTCTCCGACCTGGTGCTCCCCGCGCAGACCGTGTACGAGCACGAGGACCTGGTGAGCGCGAGGTGGGCCGACATGGTGACGATCTACTTCCAGGACAGGGTGGTGGACCCCGTCGGTGAGTCGAAGAGCGACTACGAGATACACAAGATGGTGGCCGACAGGCTGGGGGTTGGCAAGGTCAGGCCGGGATTCAACTGGCCGACCGAGGAGTGGTTCCCCGAGCCCGAGAAGTTCCTCAGGACCATGTACGAGAAGACGCTGGCGTACAAGAAGTACGGGATAAGCTGGGAGGAGTTCAAGACGAAGAGGAAGATAGTGGTGTACGACGCGCCGACCCCGGAGGAGTGGGACAGGATAAAGAACACCGTGGAGATGATACCGGGCGCGCCGGTGAAGAGCGGGCTGAGGTGGTACTACGAGCTGCCCGAGGGAAGGGGGCTGAACACGAAGAGCGGGAAGCTCGAGTTCGTCTCGGGCTGGCTGAAGGACTACTTCCCGAACGACAGGATAAGGCCCCCGCTGGCCAGGTGGGTGGAGCACGACGAGCTCCCGACGTCCCCGAAGACCAAGAAGTACCCATTGCAGGTGATGTCCAACCACCCGAGGTGGAGGCACCACGCGCAGGGAGATGACATGCCGTGGATAAGGGAGATACGGACCGCCAAGATAAAGGGCCCCGATGGATACTACTACGAGCCCCTGTGGATAAACCCGAAGGACGCCGCGAAGAGGGGGATAAAGCACGGCGACATAGTGAGGGTGTACAACGACAATGGCTCCGTCCTGGGCGCCGCGTTCGTGACCGAGAGGATGAAGGAGGGAGTGGTGTACATGGACCACGGATCGAAGTTCGACCCGATATCGCTCGAGGACAGGATAGACAGGGGAGGCGCGATAGACCTGATCGCGCCCTCGACCAAGTGGGTGTACGACAAGTACCAGCCGGGGCCCGTGATAGCGCCGGAGATGCCGGTCAGCGGATACCTCGTGGAGGTGGAGAAGGTGGACATAGAGGAGCTTAAGAGGAAGTACCCGGAGGCGTTCAGGAGGACGGAGAAGATGAACGCAGCCTTCGGCCCGGGATACGAGTCCTGGGTCATGGGGGACGAGGTGAGGAGGTGA
- a CDS encoding MFS transporter, with product MGTIVPQKGISRTRLLLAGGIGWLFDAMDVLLLSYVLAYLRVHYGWATVDEAYVMLANNVGLLVGAMVFGRLADSFGRRRAFMTTLLVYSVMAAAMGFFTSPLPLMVVRFLMGLGLGGELPVVSTLVSELSRPEQRGTNVVLLESFWSYGTIAAGVLASFVLPITGYSMLMWALAATALYAVVIRRGIPESRHTAERPSFRSLLGSEHRRLFPAWVAWFAIAFGYYGFALWVPSVLVGRGFPLLESFEYFLVMTILQVPGYFSAAYLVERIGRRPTFISYMVISAASAIGFSFASSALLLVIFGGALNFFNVGAWGVIYAYTPELFGDANRASATGSCTSMARVGMILGPYVPALIAFGASLWTFAALWLVGAAAVILLPETASGIRTGTVDVR from the coding sequence ATGGGAACGATTGTTCCTCAAAAGGGTATCTCGAGGACCAGGCTGCTCCTCGCGGGCGGCATAGGGTGGCTCTTCGACGCGATGGACGTTCTGCTCCTCTCCTACGTGCTGGCATACCTCAGGGTCCACTACGGATGGGCCACAGTGGACGAGGCATACGTCATGCTGGCGAACAACGTGGGGCTCCTCGTGGGAGCCATGGTGTTCGGCAGGCTCGCGGACTCGTTCGGGAGGAGGAGGGCGTTCATGACGACGCTTCTCGTGTACAGCGTGATGGCCGCCGCCATGGGCTTCTTCACCTCCCCGCTGCCGCTCATGGTCGTCAGGTTCCTGATGGGGCTCGGACTGGGGGGCGAGCTGCCAGTCGTCTCGACCCTGGTGTCGGAGCTGTCGAGGCCGGAGCAGAGGGGGACCAACGTGGTCCTTCTGGAGAGCTTCTGGTCGTACGGGACAATAGCGGCCGGAGTGCTGGCCAGCTTCGTGCTCCCGATCACCGGGTACTCAATGCTGATGTGGGCGCTTGCGGCCACGGCGCTCTACGCCGTCGTGATAAGGAGGGGCATCCCGGAGTCGCGCCACACAGCGGAGAGGCCATCGTTCCGCTCGCTCCTGGGCAGTGAGCACCGCAGGCTGTTCCCGGCGTGGGTCGCATGGTTCGCCATAGCCTTCGGCTACTACGGGTTCGCCCTCTGGGTTCCATCGGTGCTCGTTGGCAGGGGCTTCCCCCTCCTGGAGTCGTTCGAGTACTTCCTCGTGATGACCATCCTCCAGGTGCCCGGCTACTTCAGCGCCGCCTATCTGGTGGAGAGGATCGGCAGGAGGCCCACATTCATCTCATACATGGTGATATCCGCCGCCTCGGCGATCGGCTTCTCGTTCGCGAGCTCCGCGCTCCTCCTGGTGATCTTCGGAGGCGCGCTCAACTTCTTCAACGTAGGCGCATGGGGCGTCATATACGCGTACACGCCGGAGCTGTTCGGGGACGCCAACCGCGCCTCGGCGACGGGATCCTGCACGTCCATGGCCAGGGTGGGCATGATACTGGGTCCATACGTCCCCGCGCTGATAGCCTTCGGGGCCTCGCTCTGGACGTTCGCCGCGCTCTGGCTGGTGGGCGCAGCGGCGGTGATCCTTCTCCCGGAGACCGCGAGTGGAATCCGGACCGGGACCGTGGATGTCCGATAG
- a CDS encoding 4Fe-4S dicluster domain-containing protein yields the protein MSKMMVIDVAKCTGCYLCQLACKDEHVGNDWEPYAKSQPEIGQFWMKVNEMERGSGSFTRMSYIPTLCAHCDNAPCMNVCPENAIYKREDGAVIIDPAKCNGCAEFGYEPLCQKACPYGVIYFNEDLKIAQKCTWCEHLLENGWKEPRCADACPTEAIKFGDENDPEMKELLKEAKPLHPEVDVKPRVLYVNLPKPYIAGTLVDPSARDVIEGASITATDVVSGDKFEVTSDEFGDFWLRNLEWNHKYLVKVEKDGYSPRTLGVISTEKDVALGHVELRREA from the coding sequence ATGTCCAAGATGATGGTCATAGACGTGGCGAAGTGCACCGGGTGCTACCTGTGCCAGCTCGCGTGCAAGGACGAGCACGTCGGGAACGACTGGGAGCCCTACGCGAAGTCACAGCCGGAGATAGGCCAGTTCTGGATGAAGGTCAACGAGATGGAGAGGGGCAGCGGGTCCTTCACCAGGATGAGCTACATACCGACGCTCTGCGCCCACTGCGACAACGCCCCCTGCATGAACGTGTGCCCGGAGAACGCCATATACAAGAGGGAGGACGGCGCCGTCATAATAGATCCCGCGAAGTGCAACGGATGCGCGGAGTTCGGCTACGAGCCGCTCTGCCAGAAGGCGTGCCCCTACGGAGTCATCTACTTCAACGAGGACCTGAAGATAGCCCAGAAGTGCACCTGGTGCGAGCACCTGCTGGAGAACGGGTGGAAGGAGCCCAGGTGCGCTGACGCGTGCCCGACAGAGGCGATAAAGTTCGGCGACGAGAACGACCCCGAGATGAAGGAGCTCCTGAAGGAGGCGAAGCCGCTCCACCCCGAGGTGGACGTGAAGCCTCGCGTGCTCTACGTGAACCTGCCGAAGCCCTACATAGCGGGCACCCTCGTGGATCCATCCGCGAGGGACGTGATAGAGGGCGCATCGATAACCGCCACGGACGTCGTCAGCGGGGACAAGTTCGAGGTCACCAGCGACGAGTTTGGCGACTTCTGGCTGAGGAACCTGGAGTGGAACCACAAGTACCTCGTGAAGGTGGAGAAGGACGGGTACTCGCCCAGGACGCTCGGCGTGATATCCACCGAGAAGGACGTGGCCCTGGGCCACGTGGAGCTCCGCAGGGAAGCCTGA